The DNA region CCATCGCTTCTAAAAGCGTGATGCCAAAGCCCTCATGAAAAGAAGGTGCAACAAGAACGTCAGCTGCATTGTAAACTTTGACCAGGGTGTTTTTATCCAGGCAGCCTAAATACTTGATAGAATCTTTAAGATCATTCGCTTGAATAAAACGCTTATCTTCATCTGTGAAATCATCGCTCACTTTCCAGAACTGAACGGATAAACCTTGTTGTTTAATCCGTTCAAGCGCTTTGAGAATCCCAGTCAGGTTTTTGCGCGGATGGTTGCCGCCAACATTTAACAGGCAAAATGTATCAGGAGAAACATTGAGTTCATAGCGAAAGGCTTGAGCTTGTTCCTCAGGAAGTGGATGAAACAGGGAATCCACGGCATTCGGAATAACCGTGATCCGGATGGGATCGATGTTGAGAACTTTATTGATATTTTTGGCTGTCTCCGACGAGACCGCAACAATCGCATCAGCCTGCTCCATCCCTTCGATCGAGTAACGTCCCAGGCGGTCGCTAACAAAGGGTAATCTAACTGACCCTTGGAGATTTTCCGGGTAAAGTAGGTTAATTAGGTCATGACAGGTCACCACGACAGGTTTACCGGCTTTTTTGAGCCAGCGAACAATGTGAGCATCGCTGTGATCCACAATGTGAAAAATGTCTGCTGTCTGCTGCTGGACTTCCTGCGGAAACCGCCAGAACCGCTCATAGGCTTTCTGCGCCCGAATCACTGGAGACTTGGTGGTTCTATCAAATGGGCGCGGACGTAACTCAACAATTTCCCAATCAGGATTTACACTCTTGAGCCCTGCAATCAGACCATCCGCATAAACATCCATACTGAAGTGAGGCATGGTCCGTACAAAAGCAATTTTCATGGTTACTTGTGAGAGCACATTGAAACAACTAAAGGAATTACAAGACATATGAATATGTCAACAGTAATTGATGTACTCGTTAAACACCGAGCAGATACTTCGCGGACCATTTGTGCTTAAGCATTAAAGACACAGTTATCCAACTCAGTAAAAAGGTAGTCATGGAAATGATAAGCATGGAGATGACGGTGACCTGACTTTTAAAACCCAGTCTTGAAAGAAACAGTTTACTGACATTCATTGGAATAGGATGGAGCAAATAGATACCAAAGGAGCATACACCCAAGCTTGAGACTATCCTGCCTAAGTTAGAGTTATTCCTGTTACTCCACTCATTGATAGGCTGCGATATGGAGATTCCAAAGAGGAGGAGAGAATAGGCCATGATCAGATCTCTCACAGTTCCGGGGAGGAAAAGATTTCCAAAAATGTCAGCGATAAGGAATAAAATAAAAGTGATTATGATTGATATACGTGAAAGCCACAAAACCCGGTCTTTTGAAAAAACTCGGCTGAGAATGATTGCTACGAAAAAGTAAGGTAGACATAGTAGAACCCAATATGCATAAACAAGCGCAAGCTTAAGACTAGGATAGGCATCAATATTTAGCGAAAGCGCCTCCAGAACTCCCTGAAAAGCCAAACTGGAACCGATCTTCCATCCATTTCCAGAAACTGAAACCAATTCACGAGTAGCAATGCTTACCAAACAGAAAAAGATGATAATCTTAGTCTGAATATCTGAGAAATAGTTTTTGAACAAGATTAAAGTACTACCTGCAAGCAAAAGCGGTAAGAAATAAAGATGATAGGACGCGCCTCCACAGAAAGCTATGGCGAGTGGATCTTGAAACAGTTGATCTAATCTATCGAGTTGATTTGACTTGTAGAAAAAAAATAGCCTTAGCAGCAGGTAGATGACGCTCCAGAGTACATAGGGTATGACTATTCTTTCCAGTCTTGATTTCCAGAACTCTAGGGAAGATCCGGCTCTTGGTTTATGCATCATGAAATAGAATGATGCAGCCAGGAAAAATGGGACGGCAAAGTAAAATAAAAGTCTGAAACTAATCGCTTCTTGATCGATAGGAACACCCCAAGTTTCATCGCCTGAATGTACTAAAATAACTGCGTAGGCAGCGATTCCCCTACACAGGTCAATTCCTAATACCCTCTTGTTTTGACTCATAAGCAATTTTCATATTAAACTAATTTTTTGCCTTAGCTAACCAATGTACGAACTCGAATTAATGCCCAATCAATGACTTTTGGGCGAAGATGGGGAGCATATAACCAAGTAATGCCAAATTTCGCAAGCGGCCTAGGCATCAGTCCTACCCAGATGAACCAGATACTATAAATGACTCGTTTCGGCCAGTTGAATCCGGAGAATTGCCAGAGGGATCGAAGTCCCCAGTAAATGAGCTGGGGGGAACGATCTGAGGAAACGGGGTGAAGTTGAGGTTCCAGCCGTAGAGAGGCTAAACGAGACCACAAACGACCGAGCGATCGCATTTCCACATCAGAGGGAACTTCAAAACCAAATTCTTTGGCTCGCTGCTGCAACAGAGCAAAGTTTTGCAAGTCATGTTGAACAAATCGGCGAAAGCGGCTGCCTGAGACCGAGGTCAAGGCCCATTGGTTGCTATCGTGAATGCGATAAGCCCCAAGGGAATCTTCAATGCCGACGAGATCCCCATAAAAGGGGATTGAGATCATTAAGTAGTCATCCGCTGTGGTCTTATAGGCATCAGGAATTGGGACTATCTGAGCTAAGGCTGCTCGACTGTAGGCATTACCGCTCATGGGAGTACTCACATACCCCCCATCTTGCAGCAACTGTCGCCACACCTCTCCAGAAGCCAATTTCATCGTGGTTGTAGGAATAAAGGTTCCTGATGGCTTACTTTCGGCATCCACCACTTGAAGCCGATAGTGAATTTTGGCAACTTCCGGCTTCCATGCCTCTACAACCCGCTCAGCAGTCATTGGTAAAAGATAGTCATCGGAGTCTAGAAAAAGAATGATATCACCATGACTGGCGGCAAAGCCATTATTGAGGGCCGCTCCTTGTTTGCCATTTTCTTGAAAGATGGGGGTAATGCGATCGCCATATCCAGCAATGACCCCACGGGAGTTATCGGTGGAACCGTCATCGACCACAATTACTTCGATATGCGGATAAGTTTGGTTTAATCCACTATCGATGGCTTGGGCTAGGAAGCGATCGTAATTATAGTTATTGATAATAATGCTGACGAGAGGCTCATTCGCCATATTTAGACCTTCATGCTTAAATAACAACTCTCCCATTGCCAACTACTTTCTCAATATGCTTTTAGCTAATCTTTCTTCCTATTGTGAAACAGTGAGGCCGTGCTGCTTAGACAACCTAATCCAGTCAGAAGGAATAAAATCAGATGCAACAGCCTCTCTATCATTCCAAGGGCTTGGGCAGATGACTAACTTATCCTGATAATCTGACAACCAGGCTCCCCACCAGCTAAACGTGCTATTTGCAATGACAAGGTGATGACATCGACTCATTAAATACAAAGCTTTTGCAGGTTTAAATCCCTCTACAAAAACAAGCGGGCATTTGAGGGATGCAAACATTTCACGACAATAATCAATATCGTCTGAAAAAACAAGAATGTGATCAACGGGTCGCCTGGCTTGAATCAAGGCGATCGCCTCAAGATAATAGGCATCTGAACACACGCCCAAGTGCGGTAATCCAACAAAGTCACCTCTCCTGACACTCACCGCCAAGCATTCTGTCTCCCTGGTTAAATGGAGAAGTTTTGAGAGTGGTTCACAGATGAATTCACCCTTTAAAGAGAAAGCTTTGAGTAGGATATCTTTGTCTGGAAACAGTTTAGTTGACTGAAAAAAACCAGTATAAAACTTATACAACTGCGCCAAAACCATTTCACCATCACCGCTCTCACCCTCTATAAATAGGTTGTCTGGGCGGTAGAACTTTCTAGTCATCGGATGATGGAGCACCCTAACCGTCAGTGCATCTAGCTGAGAGCAATATTGAAAATAGTCGAATACAGCTAGCTCCTTAAACAAGAATCTTTCAAACCCTTTGGCCGTGGCAACGTAGTCCTCCAGTAAAACCTGAACTCCATATTTCTGCGAAATGTTCAGAGCTAAGGCTAATTGAAATAACTGATTGCCCAGTCTGCCTTGCAGCCTTATGAAAGCCGCTGTAGAGTGCCTCCTAT from Leptodesmis sichuanensis A121 includes:
- a CDS encoding glycosyltransferase family 4 protein, producing the protein MKIAFVRTMPHFSMDVYADGLIAGLKSVNPDWEIVELRPRPFDRTTKSPVIRAQKAYERFWRFPQEVQQQTADIFHIVDHSDAHIVRWLKKAGKPVVVTCHDLINLLYPENLQGSVRLPFVSDRLGRYSIEGMEQADAIVAVSSETAKNINKVLNIDPIRITVIPNAVDSLFHPLPEEQAQAFRYELNVSPDTFCLLNVGGNHPRKNLTGILKALERIKQQGLSVQFWKVSDDFTDEDKRFIQANDLKDSIKYLGCLDKNTLVKVYNAADVLVAPSFHEGFGITLLEAMACGTPVITSNVSAMPEVVGGAGILVDPKDSQAIADTVYYLHQNPIYYQELREKGLERIQSFTWEKVAEKISGVYQTGLLHYLRELRK
- a CDS encoding acyltransferase — translated: MSQNKRVLGIDLCRGIAAYAVILVHSGDETWGVPIDQEAISFRLLFYFAVPFFLAASFYFMMHKPRAGSSLEFWKSRLERIVIPYVLWSVIYLLLRLFFFYKSNQLDRLDQLFQDPLAIAFCGGASYHLYFLPLLLAGSTLILFKNYFSDIQTKIIIFFCLVSIATRELVSVSGNGWKIGSSLAFQGVLEALSLNIDAYPSLKLALVYAYWVLLCLPYFFVAIILSRVFSKDRVLWLSRISIIITFILFLIADIFGNLFLPGTVRDLIMAYSLLLFGISISQPINEWSNRNNSNLGRIVSSLGVCSFGIYLLHPIPMNVSKLFLSRLGFKSQVTVISMLIISMTTFLLSWITVSLMLKHKWSAKYLLGV
- a CDS encoding glycosyltransferase family 2 protein yields the protein MANEPLVSIIINNYNYDRFLAQAIDSGLNQTYPHIEVIVVDDGSTDNSRGVIAGYGDRITPIFQENGKQGAALNNGFAASHGDIILFLDSDDYLLPMTAERVVEAWKPEVAKIHYRLQVVDAESKPSGTFIPTTTMKLASGEVWRQLLQDGGYVSTPMSGNAYSRAALAQIVPIPDAYKTTADDYLMISIPFYGDLVGIEDSLGAYRIHDSNQWALTSVSGSRFRRFVQHDLQNFALLQQRAKEFGFEVPSDVEMRSLGRLWSRLASLRLEPQLHPVSSDRSPQLIYWGLRSLWQFSGFNWPKRVIYSIWFIWVGLMPRPLAKFGITWLYAPHLRPKVIDWALIRVRTLVS
- a CDS encoding alpha-1,2-fucosyltransferase, giving the protein MTNNSENINRRHSTAAFIRLQGRLGNQLFQLALALNISQKYGVQVLLEDYVATAKGFERFLFKELAVFDYFQYCSQLDALTVRVLHHPMTRKFYRPDNLFIEGESGDGEMVLAQLYKFYTGFFQSTKLFPDKDILLKAFSLKGEFICEPLSKLLHLTRETECLAVSVRRGDFVGLPHLGVCSDAYYLEAIALIQARRPVDHILVFSDDIDYCREMFASLKCPLVFVEGFKPAKALYLMSRCHHLVIANSTFSWWGAWLSDYQDKLVICPSPWNDREAVASDFIPSDWIRLSKQHGLTVSQ